A section of the Lujinxingia sediminis genome encodes:
- a CDS encoding DNRLRE domain-containing protein — translation MFSWMGRVGLVFCMVGLVAACNADGDALPPDDHQEPTGCTSDEDCDSGLCLADTQVCAATCEDTCDGDLVCTEGHCLPADYCDEGFGPGCAPTTCEPGCHADATCNLEAEGGPSCACNPGFEGDGLDCTIVETNPCLSENGGCGDPELVQCDAMEGGEDGELVAECTTLNPCLEDNGGCGDAAFFACTHTAVGEAECSAIDPCLSENGGCGDAEFFQCDAMEDAESGRLIAECSVIDPCLSENGGCGVPEYFQCDAIEDIESGGLLAECSAIDPCLSDNGGCGAAEYFQCDAIEDAEGGHLVAECSAIDPCLTDNGGCGQAEYFQCDALEDAEGGHLVAECSAINPCLTDNGGCGDPALVQCDAIEDAEGGHLVAECITINPCLSDNGGCGAPEFFTCTNTEVGVGECADVDLCADDNGGCGDPALHRCVLRSGELPLCRLAIETCTYDYEAPLLHDVFVTNDVPNQNFNREFLTANPSGYVFDFSSGLYPFVQRGIHMSLLQFDLSALPSNATIHDAAFYFYAFDNVREGGVVDVQLPYTESPLDLASITWLDARSLSYYPLLNSVLFDVISSGEVVETAFSSSRLNMVAEEGKERGELTLALGSFDATARFFSSEHPEQAYHPRLELQVQACLEQVNLAQESAMVSAFFSDRVFEESVELFANSLGGDEFYLRFDFSGVPANAQIVDVRLTLHPRTVWEESNLMLDALTEPWEPGVVTYNTRPASTGVPLDTATLANGSLEVVEMESDALFAHVLERFEAGQTVDLRVSALQGDTAFHGSEALNTALRPRLTVVYE, via the coding sequence ATGTTCTCATGGATGGGCCGTGTTGGCCTTGTATTCTGTATGGTCGGTCTTGTTGCTGCCTGCAACGCCGATGGCGATGCTCTCCCCCCCGATGATCACCAGGAGCCCACAGGCTGCACCTCCGATGAGGACTGCGACTCTGGCCTCTGTCTGGCCGACACGCAGGTCTGCGCCGCCACCTGCGAAGACACCTGCGACGGCGACCTCGTCTGCACCGAGGGCCACTGCTTGCCCGCTGACTACTGCGATGAGGGCTTTGGCCCGGGCTGCGCCCCCACCACCTGCGAGCCCGGCTGCCACGCCGACGCCACCTGCAACCTGGAAGCCGAGGGCGGCCCCTCCTGCGCCTGCAACCCCGGCTTTGAGGGCGACGGCCTCGACTGCACCATCGTCGAGACGAACCCCTGCCTCAGCGAGAACGGCGGCTGCGGCGATCCGGAGCTCGTGCAATGCGACGCCATGGAGGGCGGCGAGGACGGCGAACTTGTGGCGGAGTGCACGACGCTCAACCCCTGCCTGGAAGATAACGGCGGCTGCGGCGACGCAGCGTTCTTTGCCTGCACCCACACCGCCGTGGGTGAGGCGGAGTGCAGCGCGATCGACCCCTGCCTCAGCGAGAACGGCGGCTGCGGCGACGCCGAGTTTTTCCAATGTGACGCGATGGAAGATGCTGAGAGCGGCCGTCTCATCGCGGAGTGCAGCGTGATCGACCCCTGCCTCAGCGAGAACGGCGGCTGCGGTGTGCCGGAGTATTTCCAGTGTGACGCCATCGAAGACATCGAGAGCGGCGGTCTGCTGGCGGAGTGCAGCGCGATCGACCCCTGCCTCAGCGACAACGGGGGCTGCGGCGCGGCCGAGTATTTCCAATGCGACGCCATCGAGGACGCCGAGGGCGGCCACCTCGTCGCCGAGTGCAGCGCGATCGACCCCTGCCTCACCGACAACGGTGGCTGCGGCCAGGCCGAGTATTTCCAATGCGACGCCCTTGAGGACGCCGAGGGCGGCCACCTCGTCGCGGAGTGCAGCGCGATCAACCCCTGCCTCACCGACAACGGCGGCTGCGGCGACCCGGCCCTCGTGCAATGCGACGCCATCGAGGACGCCGAGGGCGGCCACCTTGTTGCGGAGTGCATCACGATCAACCCCTGCCTCAGCGACAACGGCGGCTGCGGCGCCCCGGAGTTCTTCACCTGCACCAACACCGAGGTCGGGGTGGGCGAATGTGCCGACGTCGACCTCTGCGCCGACGATAACGGGGGCTGCGGCGATCCCGCCCTTCATCGGTGCGTGCTTCGCTCCGGCGAGTTGCCCCTGTGTCGCCTGGCCATCGAAACGTGCACGTACGATTATGAGGCACCGCTCTTACACGATGTCTTTGTCACCAACGATGTTCCCAATCAGAACTTCAACCGTGAGTTCCTCACGGCCAACCCCTCGGGTTATGTCTTCGACTTTAGCTCGGGGCTCTATCCTTTTGTGCAGCGCGGCATTCATATGAGCCTGTTGCAATTTGATCTGAGCGCGCTCCCGAGCAACGCCACCATTCATGATGCAGCATTCTACTTCTACGCCTTCGACAACGTACGTGAGGGGGGAGTGGTGGACGTGCAGCTCCCCTATACCGAATCGCCACTGGACCTGGCCTCGATCACCTGGTTGGACGCGCGATCGCTGTCATATTACCCCCTTTTGAACAGCGTCTTATTCGACGTGATCTCGTCGGGGGAGGTCGTCGAAACCGCCTTCTCGAGTTCACGTCTCAACATGGTAGCGGAGGAGGGCAAAGAGCGGGGAGAGCTGACCCTGGCGTTGGGCTCCTTCGACGCTACCGCGAGGTTTTTCTCCAGCGAGCATCCCGAACAGGCCTACCACCCGCGCCTGGAGCTTCAGGTTCAGGCGTGTTTGGAGCAGGTCAACCTGGCTCAAGAAAGCGCCATGGTGAGCGCGTTCTTTTCCGACAGGGTTTTTGAGGAGTCGGTGGAGCTCTTTGCCAATTCGCTGGGAGGCGACGAGTTCTACCTGCGCTTTGACTTCAGCGGCGTGCCCGCCAACGCGCAGATTGTCGATGTTCGCCTGACGCTGCACCCCCGAACTGTGTGGGAAGAGAGCAACCTGATGCTCGACGCGCTCACCGAGCCCTGGGAGCCCGGCGTCGTCACCTACAACACGCGCCCGGCGTCCACGGGTGTGCCCCTGGACACCGCCACGCTGGCGAACGGCTCCCTGGAGGTGGTGGAGATGGAGAGCGATGCGCTCTTTGCCCACGTCCTGGAGCGCTTCGAGGCCGGTCAGACCGTGGACCTGCGCGTCAGCGCCCTCCAGGGAGACACCGCCTTCCATGGCAGCGAGGCCCTTAACACCGCGCTGCGTCCTCGACTGACGGTGGTCTACGAATAA
- a CDS encoding serine hydrolase domain-containing protein, which produces MVPCPIVPKARVLLLLLATITLSLTGAPLTAGAQSPDAASSANDLQRALNAYVDKGHTRGAVAWRLNADGSEEEAQVGIDQRSADARFDAGSITKVFTSILLADAVLGEKLTLETPIVELLPPGCELAPEVGAITLQELSTHTSGLPRLAPGGPGLWRAFLQPSDPYQGSTRDELFEALCPLEAADLKTRGSVAYSNFGVALLGRLLETVDLSTIDPSLSPDASYEARIAARVLEPLGLSASDFEAEHTHTVPGHRTNHTGADPWHLDAYNPAGGLRTTLPDLVAFARNALAADFPPLALSLKPHHLDDEGNPHVGLGWFFRTLRSDDSTDVDVTEVMEKNETIIWHNGRTGGYYAFLAIAPETGRAVVLLTDTSHGSAFAMDLLREPSPEPPPLDSSIFFMLVGLLFPWLAPHTLHRLHRRLTLKPEDEPGVEREASLLKRFTASLNRQHPAGRLDALSAGLEATFLLILSHQLGAWQSLPVAIWYAALLLTAGLAVRTLPAVVRAPWFGREGLKGRAITVINGVVALGLVVWVVG; this is translated from the coding sequence ATGGTCCCCTGCCCGATCGTCCCCAAAGCCCGCGTGCTCCTTCTCCTCCTGGCGACGATCACGCTGAGCCTCACCGGCGCTCCGTTGACCGCCGGCGCTCAAAGCCCCGACGCAGCGTCAAGCGCCAACGACCTGCAACGCGCCCTCAACGCCTACGTCGATAAAGGCCACACCCGCGGCGCGGTGGCCTGGCGCCTTAACGCCGATGGTTCCGAAGAAGAGGCGCAGGTGGGCATCGACCAGCGCAGCGCCGACGCCCGCTTTGATGCCGGCTCCATCACCAAGGTGTTTACCTCCATCCTGCTGGCCGACGCTGTCCTTGGCGAAAAGCTCACCCTGGAGACGCCCATCGTCGAGCTTTTGCCTCCGGGCTGCGAGCTGGCCCCGGAGGTGGGTGCCATCACATTACAAGAACTCTCCACGCATACGTCGGGTCTGCCCCGGCTGGCTCCGGGAGGCCCCGGCCTCTGGCGCGCCTTTCTGCAACCCTCCGACCCCTACCAGGGCTCCACCCGCGACGAGCTCTTTGAGGCGCTCTGCCCCCTGGAAGCCGCCGACCTGAAGACCCGCGGCTCGGTCGCCTACTCCAACTTCGGCGTCGCGCTCCTGGGTCGCCTCCTCGAAACCGTCGACCTGAGCACCATCGACCCCTCGCTCAGCCCCGACGCCTCGTATGAGGCCCGCATCGCCGCCCGCGTGCTCGAACCCCTGGGCCTCTCCGCCAGTGATTTCGAAGCGGAACACACCCACACCGTGCCCGGCCACCGCACCAACCACACCGGCGCCGACCCCTGGCACCTCGACGCCTACAACCCCGCCGGTGGCCTGCGCACCACGCTCCCCGACCTTGTGGCATTTGCCCGAAACGCCCTGGCCGCAGACTTCCCCCCGCTCGCGCTCTCCCTCAAGCCCCATCACCTCGATGACGAGGGCAACCCCCACGTGGGCCTGGGCTGGTTTTTTCGAACCCTTCGATCCGATGACTCCACCGACGTTGACGTCACGGAAGTCATGGAAAAAAACGAAACGATCATCTGGCATAACGGCCGCACCGGCGGCTACTACGCCTTTCTTGCCATCGCGCCGGAGACGGGCCGCGCCGTGGTGCTGCTCACCGACACCTCTCACGGCTCCGCCTTTGCCATGGACCTGCTGCGCGAGCCCTCCCCCGAGCCGCCCCCGCTCGACTCCAGCATCTTCTTCATGCTCGTCGGCCTGCTCTTTCCCTGGCTTGCCCCCCATACCCTGCATCGCCTCCACCGCCGCCTCACCCTCAAGCCCGAGGACGAACCCGGCGTCGAGCGCGAAGCCTCCCTCCTCAAGCGCTTCACCGCCTCCCTTAACCGCCAGCACCCGGCAGGGCGCCTCGACGCCTTAAGCGCCGGCCTGGAGGCCACCTTCCTGCTCATCCTCTCCCACCAGCTCGGCGCCTGGCAGTCCTTGCCCGTCGCCATCTGGTACGCCGCGCTCCTGCTGACAGCGGGGCTGGCTGTGCGCACGCTGCCCGCAGTGGTACGCGCACCCTGGTTCGGTCGAGAGGGCTTGAAGGGGAGGGCGATCACGGTGATCAACGGGGTGGTGGCGCTGGGGTTGGTGGTGTGGGTGGTGGGGTAA
- a CDS encoding DNRLRE domain-containing protein yields the protein MMHIPGISRSHVVLAALAASSLLACNVADTSSEATLAQPGESCVEDEGCASGLCQADTQVCAARCTSTCEGDDLVCFEGHCLAAGYCVEGVGPGCQPSTCEPGCAPDATCDLEAADGPECVCDEGFEGDGQTCTPVEQNPCLEDNGGCGDPALVQCDAELDDDDALIAACTTINPCLEDNGGCGDPAFFECSNPEVGVGQCADIDFCATDNGGCGDPARYLCINVSGDAPLCQITAACDQDYEVPLLEDTFISSLAMDANFSSLPFLVVHSSFQTEGEEVEFNYTSTYEYLAKGPHSSLLKFDLSALPNTGPVVNAALKLVRFDGFYCPLFMNCQFLGFTDALDLVDGSWSANALTWRHAPEVLQSSLASWRITEGARSQGGRLYTITSAALTAAAQSLVETDADAMALSVSSTRGRSLYYSSRHSEAGQRPTMTVTLRECTQHQVLPNANATVSTFEPDTPLGEGGGLIADRNRSEFYVRFDMSDIPVGTTLAGAQLQLAATDVESFGGEARFSVDYLVDDVWGESSVTYTNRPDAHGRELAVFNLQQGDAPTLPETITIDSIHLFEAVTERFEADRSITLRIVATEDAATFAGRTHADATLRPTLTLIYE from the coding sequence ATGATGCACATCCCCGGAATATCCCGATCTCATGTCGTGCTGGCAGCACTCGCTGCATCAAGCCTTCTGGCATGCAACGTTGCCGACACCTCCTCGGAGGCGACCCTGGCTCAGCCCGGGGAGTCATGCGTTGAAGATGAGGGATGCGCCTCCGGGTTATGTCAGGCCGATACGCAGGTCTGTGCGGCCAGGTGCACCTCCACCTGCGAGGGCGACGACCTGGTCTGCTTCGAAGGCCATTGCCTTGCCGCGGGATACTGTGTCGAAGGCGTTGGACCCGGCTGTCAGCCCTCGACCTGCGAGCCCGGCTGTGCCCCTGATGCCACCTGCGACCTTGAGGCGGCGGATGGGCCGGAGTGCGTCTGCGACGAGGGCTTTGAAGGCGACGGCCAGACCTGTACCCCCGTGGAGCAGAACCCCTGTCTTGAAGATAACGGAGGCTGCGGCGACCCCGCGCTCGTGCAATGCGACGCGGAGCTCGACGACGATGATGCGCTCATCGCCGCATGCACCACCATCAACCCCTGTCTTGAAGATAACGGAGGCTGCGGTGACCCGGCGTTTTTTGAATGCAGCAACCCCGAGGTCGGCGTAGGTCAATGTGCGGATATCGACTTCTGCGCCACCGATAATGGCGGCTGCGGCGACCCGGCGCGCTATCTCTGCATCAACGTCTCCGGCGATGCGCCCCTCTGCCAGATCACCGCGGCCTGTGATCAGGACTACGAGGTGCCTCTGCTTGAGGATACGTTTATCTCCAGCCTGGCGATGGACGCGAACTTCAGCAGTCTTCCCTTTCTGGTGGTGCATTCGAGCTTTCAGACCGAGGGGGAGGAGGTCGAGTTCAACTACACCTCGACCTACGAATACCTGGCGAAGGGGCCGCATAGCTCCCTGTTGAAGTTCGACCTCAGCGCCTTGCCCAACACCGGTCCCGTCGTGAACGCGGCGCTGAAGTTGGTTCGTTTCGATGGGTTCTACTGCCCGCTCTTTATGAACTGCCAATTTCTCGGATTCACCGACGCGCTTGACCTGGTGGACGGGAGCTGGAGCGCCAACGCGCTGACCTGGCGCCATGCCCCCGAGGTTTTGCAGAGCTCGCTCGCCAGCTGGCGTATCACCGAGGGCGCACGATCACAGGGTGGTAGACTTTACACAATCACGTCGGCCGCGTTGACCGCGGCGGCGCAATCGCTGGTCGAAACCGACGCCGACGCCATGGCGTTGAGTGTGAGCTCAACCCGAGGCCGCTCGCTCTACTACTCCAGCCGCCACTCCGAGGCCGGCCAGCGCCCCACGATGACGGTCACTCTGCGCGAGTGCACCCAGCATCAGGTTTTGCCCAACGCCAACGCGACCGTCAGCACCTTTGAGCCCGACACCCCGCTGGGGGAAGGCGGTGGGCTGATCGCCGATCGCAACCGCTCGGAGTTCTACGTCCGCTTCGACATGTCGGACATCCCGGTGGGCACCACCCTTGCCGGCGCCCAGCTGCAGCTGGCCGCCACAGACGTTGAGAGCTTCGGCGGCGAAGCTCGGTTTAGCGTGGACTACCTGGTCGATGATGTATGGGGCGAATCGAGCGTGACCTACACCAACCGCCCCGACGCCCACGGACGCGAGCTGGCCGTCTTCAACCTCCAGCAAGGCGACGCGCCCACCCTCCCCGAAACGATCACCATCGACAGCATCCATCTCTTCGAAGCCGTCACCGAGCGCTTCGAGGCCGACCGCTCCATCACCCTGCGCATCGTCGCCACCGAGGACGCCGCGACCTTTGCCGGCCGCACCCACGCCGACGCCACTCTGCGACCGACGTTGACGTTGATTTATGAGTGA
- the cas3 gene encoding CRISPR-associated helicase Cas3', producing the protein MTAPDAAGPLYLRLWAKTNRDDGAQGADWHALPYHLLDVGAVCEAVLAQNDSLRRQLGTLLNMAPEQAAGFCTWLVALHDIGKANEGFQNRDPHLFERLRARSSRRTQPRYHHEISQLYFTKRLIPRIWEQNVGEACGFCYDIADLHDVLGPLMKAVAGHHGMPLNLDGGDRLAMHMDDDALAASDHIVQTLQTLFWPGSLGSWRWDMDDALFDRVHVVSWLVAGLAVLSDWIGSNTTYFPMRGGAFGLEEYAERFARPQAAQALKEIGLFDAMPSSPAGVATLFRDLGSSFRPRPMQAYADEVKLSDSPQLFILEDSTGSGKTEAALVLAHRLMNQGLASGLFVGLPTMATANAMYGRLATTYAAMFEPGGNPSLVLAHGRRELDETFRNSLTVAAETMGGSEHGKGGAAVRCAQWLGDRRKKALLAHVGVGTIDQALMGVLPSKHQCLRLLGLRDHVLVVDEVHAYDSYMQGLLESLLMFQAALGGSAILLSATLPQRMRQSLSNAFRKGLGVERPVALCSQAFPLATRVDAEGVYETPFEKVAATQTKVCFEHQDEVLVSSAVPERAVQVGFHRDEDAALNYVIAEARAGRCACWIRNTVDDAVSAYEQLVAELGEEKVSLFHARFAMCDRQRIEEATLRTFGVKSSGAERAGRVLVATQVVEQSLDLDFDAMVSDLAPIDLLIQRAGRLHRHERGERPAPVFYVLGPEAVDAPEADWFSSMFERAAFVYPHVGRLWLGAKALEAHGTIAIPSLARELVEAVYGPEADTRIPEALVEASHKAMGKAQAERGMANFNRLCVGAGYGGIGTDPKNWLPDTITPTRLGDPTQTLRLGVMGRDGRLEPLAGKGSHRWARSEVSVRASKIPTGAEVAREVRAAVEAAKAAMPDEGKWSVVVPLKAREGQEGWQATLAGDERSVVVEYHPTRGLSIHNQEDA; encoded by the coding sequence ATGACTGCTCCTGACGCTGCTGGACCACTATATCTACGCCTGTGGGCTAAGACGAATCGTGATGATGGTGCTCAAGGTGCCGACTGGCACGCGCTCCCTTACCATCTGCTGGATGTGGGGGCGGTCTGCGAGGCGGTGCTGGCGCAGAATGATTCGCTTCGTCGTCAGCTGGGTACTCTGCTGAATATGGCACCAGAGCAGGCCGCCGGGTTCTGCACCTGGCTGGTGGCGCTGCATGACATCGGGAAGGCCAATGAGGGGTTTCAGAACCGCGATCCGCACCTTTTTGAGCGGCTACGGGCGCGGAGCAGTCGTCGCACCCAGCCTCGTTATCACCACGAAATCTCGCAGCTTTATTTTACGAAACGGTTGATTCCCAGGATCTGGGAGCAAAACGTCGGGGAGGCTTGTGGCTTTTGTTATGACATCGCGGATCTGCACGACGTCCTGGGGCCGCTTATGAAGGCAGTGGCGGGGCATCACGGGATGCCGTTGAACCTGGATGGTGGTGATCGGCTGGCGATGCATATGGACGATGATGCGCTGGCCGCCAGCGATCACATCGTGCAGACGCTTCAAACGCTCTTTTGGCCCGGGAGTTTGGGTTCATGGCGATGGGATATGGATGATGCGCTCTTTGATCGGGTGCATGTCGTCTCGTGGTTGGTGGCCGGGCTGGCGGTACTCAGCGACTGGATTGGCTCCAACACCACGTATTTTCCGATGCGGGGCGGTGCGTTCGGGCTGGAGGAGTACGCCGAGCGCTTTGCGCGTCCTCAGGCGGCGCAGGCGCTTAAGGAGATCGGGCTCTTTGATGCGATGCCCTCAAGTCCTGCGGGGGTAGCGACGTTGTTTCGGGATCTGGGGTCTTCGTTTAGGCCTCGACCGATGCAGGCGTATGCGGATGAGGTCAAACTGAGCGACTCACCCCAGCTATTTATCCTGGAAGACAGCACGGGGAGCGGGAAGACCGAGGCGGCGCTGGTGTTGGCGCATCGCCTGATGAATCAGGGGTTGGCCAGCGGGCTTTTTGTGGGGTTGCCGACCATGGCGACCGCCAACGCGATGTACGGGCGTCTGGCGACGACATATGCGGCGATGTTTGAGCCCGGCGGCAATCCTTCGCTGGTGCTGGCGCATGGTCGACGTGAGTTGGATGAGACCTTTCGCAACTCGTTGACGGTTGCAGCGGAGACGATGGGAGGAAGTGAGCATGGCAAGGGGGGCGCGGCGGTGCGCTGTGCGCAGTGGCTGGGAGACCGCCGTAAAAAAGCGCTGCTGGCCCATGTGGGAGTGGGAACGATCGACCAGGCGCTGATGGGGGTACTGCCAAGCAAGCACCAATGTCTGCGTTTGTTGGGGCTTCGCGACCACGTGCTGGTAGTCGATGAGGTGCATGCCTACGACAGCTATATGCAGGGCTTGTTGGAAAGTCTGCTCATGTTTCAGGCGGCGTTGGGAGGCAGCGCGATCTTGCTCTCGGCGACCCTGCCGCAGCGGATGCGTCAGTCGTTGAGCAACGCGTTTCGCAAAGGGTTGGGAGTAGAGAGGCCGGTGGCGTTGTGTTCGCAGGCCTTTCCACTGGCGACGCGCGTTGATGCCGAGGGTGTGTATGAGACACCCTTTGAGAAGGTAGCGGCGACGCAGACGAAGGTGTGTTTTGAGCATCAGGATGAAGTTCTGGTGAGCTCGGCGGTGCCGGAGCGCGCGGTGCAGGTAGGATTTCATCGCGATGAGGATGCGGCCCTCAACTACGTGATCGCGGAGGCTCGAGCGGGGCGCTGTGCCTGCTGGATTCGCAATACGGTGGATGATGCGGTCAGCGCATATGAGCAGCTGGTGGCGGAGCTCGGGGAGGAGAAGGTGTCGCTCTTCCATGCGCGTTTCGCGATGTGCGATCGGCAGCGCATCGAAGAAGCGACGCTGCGCACCTTTGGTGTGAAGAGCAGTGGGGCGGAGCGGGCGGGCCGTGTGCTCGTGGCGACGCAGGTGGTGGAGCAGTCTCTGGATCTGGATTTTGACGCGATGGTCTCGGATCTGGCGCCCATTGATCTTTTGATTCAGCGCGCGGGGCGACTGCACCGCCACGAGCGAGGGGAGCGGCCGGCGCCGGTGTTTTATGTGCTGGGGCCTGAGGCGGTCGATGCCCCGGAGGCGGATTGGTTCTCGTCGATGTTTGAGCGTGCGGCGTTTGTATATCCGCATGTCGGGCGGCTCTGGCTGGGGGCAAAAGCGTTGGAAGCGCACGGCACGATCGCGATCCCTTCGCTGGCCCGAGAGCTCGTGGAGGCGGTGTATGGGCCTGAGGCCGACACGCGAATCCCGGAGGCTCTTGTAGAGGCCAGCCACAAGGCGATGGGGAAGGCGCAGGCCGAGCGGGGAATGGCAAACTTCAACAGGCTTTGTGTGGGGGCGGGGTACGGCGGCATTGGCACCGATCCAAAGAACTGGTTGCCGGACACCATCACGCCCACGCGTCTGGGCGATCCCACACAAACGCTGCGCCTGGGGGTGATGGGACGCGATGGAAGACTTGAGCCACTGGCCGGTAAAGGGTCGCACCGTTGGGCGCGCAGTGAGGTCAGCGTTCGGGCCAGCAAGATTCCGACGGGGGCTGAGGTAGCGCGCGAGGTGCGGGCGGCAGTGGAAGCGGCAAAAGCGGCGATGCCAGACGAAGGAAAATGGTCGGTCGTGGTGCCGCTGAAAGCCCGCGAAGGGCAGGAGGGCTGGCAGGCTACGCTCGCAGGCGATGAGCGCAGTGTGGTTGTTGAGTATCACCCCACCCGGGGACTTTCGATTCATAACCAGGAGGACGCATGA
- a CDS encoding DUF7594 domain-containing protein, translating to MRTYKRWRGLLTSALALTLSTSACSGDDDGQEQPLLGVGEACTDDASCESTLCLSDLQHCAATCASTSECEGSDVCADGFCVAADYCDEGFGPGCAPAECDPECGDNARCESLAEGGASCVCDAGFEGDGFTCLPEGSDLCESDNGGCGDPDESRCTVVTIEGAPAVECLPVNPCDEDNGGCGDPDTFFCTNPEPFVAACGRINPCDEDNGGCGDPDYNTCTNTAPGDVACEALDACESNNGGCGLEYDYACVPNPGAEPGCWFIGVCEESLVIDASMEAVIRAEEPDTPHDNVWTLVNPAGFSTDFNGSGLLIDAVGETHSLYSFDIDPGDYNLDDLWRVSLEQVTLLWDHDPGLPTTLDTRRVSNAWTAGVDGANDVTWNTRPDELSDALSSSRIDPAGGGTQVLSDPSRKMADMLTPELAQGESRRVSLSSISNGPAVVFYSRGVSNPMLRPRLDLRFLTCDHIRPAPVASASVNRLEPAQTYTPGEGLLVDSDRNEAFLRFELQIPSGATITNARLELTTDEMSDEGQPSEFIVDTSTEDAWDEAAITWDTRPAAQNTELGRFMLDPARLAEAPETVGVETFELTEAVRESVAAGGLITLRIAAEGDASARFFDRSAASYQQPVLRVIYE from the coding sequence ATGCGTACGTACAAGCGATGGCGTGGCCTGCTGACCTCAGCGCTGGCCCTGACCCTGAGTACCTCGGCCTGCAGCGGCGATGATGACGGCCAGGAGCAGCCCCTGCTCGGTGTCGGCGAAGCCTGCACCGACGACGCGAGCTGCGAATCAACCCTCTGCCTGAGCGACCTGCAACACTGCGCGGCGACCTGCGCCTCCACCAGCGAGTGCGAAGGCAGCGACGTCTGCGCAGATGGTTTCTGTGTGGCCGCCGACTACTGCGATGAGGGCTTTGGCCCGGGCTGCGCTCCTGCCGAATGCGACCCGGAATGCGGCGATAACGCCCGCTGTGAGTCCCTCGCTGAGGGCGGCGCCAGCTGCGTCTGCGATGCCGGCTTTGAGGGCGATGGCTTCACCTGCCTGCCCGAAGGCAGCGATCTTTGCGAGAGCGACAACGGCGGCTGCGGCGATCCCGATGAATCCCGGTGCACCGTCGTCACCATCGAGGGCGCCCCCGCGGTCGAATGCCTGCCCGTCAATCCCTGTGACGAAGATAACGGCGGCTGCGGCGACCCGGATACCTTCTTCTGCACCAACCCCGAGCCCTTCGTTGCCGCATGCGGCCGCATCAACCCCTGCGACGAAGATAACGGTGGCTGCGGCGACCCGGACTACAACACCTGCACCAACACGGCGCCCGGCGACGTGGCGTGTGAGGCGCTGGACGCCTGCGAGAGCAACAACGGCGGCTGTGGTCTTGAGTATGACTACGCCTGCGTGCCCAACCCCGGCGCCGAGCCCGGCTGCTGGTTCATCGGTGTCTGCGAGGAGTCGCTTGTTATCGACGCCTCCATGGAAGCGGTGATCCGCGCCGAAGAGCCCGACACCCCTCACGATAACGTCTGGACCCTGGTCAACCCGGCAGGCTTCTCGACGGACTTTAACGGCTCCGGCCTGCTCATCGACGCCGTGGGTGAGACGCACAGCCTGTACTCCTTCGACATTGACCCCGGTGACTACAACCTCGATGACCTCTGGCGCGTCTCCCTGGAGCAGGTCACCCTGCTCTGGGACCACGACCCCGGGTTGCCCACCACCCTCGACACCCGACGGGTCTCCAACGCCTGGACCGCCGGGGTGGATGGCGCCAATGACGTCACCTGGAATACTCGCCCCGATGAGCTTTCGGATGCACTCAGCTCCAGCCGCATTGACCCTGCAGGTGGGGGCACTCAGGTCCTCTCCGACCCCAGCCGCAAGATGGCCGACATGCTCACCCCCGAGCTGGCGCAGGGAGAGAGTCGTCGCGTCTCCCTGAGCTCGATCTCCAATGGACCCGCCGTCGTCTTTTACTCCCGCGGGGTGTCCAACCCGATGCTCCGGCCTCGTCTCGACCTGCGCTTTTTGACCTGCGATCACATCCGTCCGGCTCCGGTGGCCAGCGCCAGCGTCAACCGCCTGGAGCCCGCCCAGACCTACACCCCGGGTGAGGGCCTGCTCGTCGATAGCGACCGCAACGAAGCCTTCCTGCGCTTCGAGCTGCAGATTCCCTCCGGCGCTACCATCACCAACGCGCGTCTGGAGCTGACCACCGACGAGATGAGCGACGAGGGCCAGCCCTCGGAGTTCATCGTCGACACCAGCACCGAAGACGCCTGGGACGAAGCCGCCATCACCTGGGATACGCGCCCGGCCGCTCAAAACACCGAGCTGGGACGCTTCATGCTCGATCCGGCGCGCCTGGCCGAGGCCCCCGAAACCGTTGGCGTGGAGACCTTCGAGCTCACCGAAGCGGTGCGCGAGAGCGTTGCCGCCGGCGGCCTCATCACCCTGCGCATCGCCGCCGAGGGCGACGCCTCCGCCCGTTTCTTTGACCGAAGCGCCGCGTCCTACCAGCAGCCCGTGCTCCGCGTGATCTACGAATGA